DNA from Desulfovibrio sp.:
CCCCTCCTGTATCAAGTTTCTCGAAACCATCGACGGCATCATGCAGGTGGGCTCGCCCCGCTTTTTCATGACCGGCGGTCTGGTGCTTGTGGGCGTGCTCTTTCTTCTGGGCCGCCGCATCTATGACAAGCGCCTGCGCTACATCTCGCTGTTCAACGACTATTTTCCGCTGTGGCTCATCATTGGCATCATCAGCAGCGGCCTGTGCCTTCGGTATTTCGACAAGACCGAAATAGCCCAGGTCAAGATTTTCGTCATGGGGCTTACGCACTTTGCCCCCGTGACCACTGCCGGCATTAACGCGCTCTTCTTCACCCACCTTACTCTGGTGTGCGTACTGCTGCTCTACTTCCCCTTCTCCAAGCTCATGCACATGCCGGGCGTGTTCTTCAGCCCCACGCGCAACCTGGCCAACAATTCCCGCCGGGTTCGCCACATCAACCCCTGGAATCCGCCCAAGCAGTACTTCACCTATGCCGAGTACGAGGATACCTATCGCGACGCCATGGCTGAAGCCGGGCTGCCGCTGGATAAGCAACCCGAAAAGGCCGCCGAGTAAGGAGTCTTCATCATGGCAAAATTACCTACGCCGCAAATGCTTGTAGCCAGCCGCCCGGAATTTCCGGTCGAAGACTGGCTTGACGTCAAGCCGGAATTTACGCCGGGCAGCTTCTGCTATCCGGCCAAAAAAGACACCATGGAACTGTTGCACATGCCCAATCCCCACGAGTGGGATCCGTCCGCCGAGGACTGGAACCTGCCCGAAAACTGGGAACAAATCCTGTGCGACGCCTTTGCCGACAGGCTTGAAAAACACCGCTC
Protein-coding regions in this window:
- the dsrM gene encoding sulfate reduction electron transfer complex DsrMKJOP subunit DsrM, giving the protein MFNSLLLVLLIGATAWAGAAIGLAPLFGVVLPYVAVVVFVAGVIWRMVYWAKSPVPFCIPTTGGQEVSLDFIKPNRIDCPSNTWDVVRRMFLEVFFFRSLFRNTVADVRENDPISKGPRTIYFSSKWLWVFALLFHYCFLLVFIRHFRFFMEPIPSCIKFLETIDGIMQVGSPRFFMTGGLVLVGVLFLLGRRIYDKRLRYISLFNDYFPLWLIIGIISSGLCLRYFDKTEIAQVKIFVMGLTHFAPVTTAGINALFFTHLTLVCVLLLYFPFSKLMHMPGVFFSPTRNLANNSRRVRHINPWNPPKQYFTYAEYEDTYRDAMAEAGLPLDKQPEKAAE